A region from the Carassius carassius chromosome 33, fCarCar2.1, whole genome shotgun sequence genome encodes:
- the LOC132113854 gene encoding nitric oxide-associated protein 1-like gives MLTLKSQITCQVKKIRVLIEEDQLKKAICQTCFLISHHLNVLNITMSKEEYRAIVKRIKSQKALVLLIVNLLFLPDSIIPDLPELVGKNKHIVILGNKIDLLPGDAENYLQSIKHQLKAYCASMGISTSDNKDIHLISAKTRYGIENLIMRLESTWKYKGDVYFFGMVNAGKSTLFNTILKSDYCKSRASDVIHKATISPWPGHIGRTFQANQTPKKTLVEFDPDSLSFGEDLGEDIKKDPSLDASQMQSSPTMKSKMHTGSMIEPQPSSKNLKKLKFMLIFLVFQAGLP, from the exons ATGCTGACCCTAAAATCCCAGATTACCTGCCAAGTGAAAAAAATCAGAGTGTTAATTGAAGAGGACCAACTGAAGAAGGCAATATGTCAGACATGCTTTTTAATCAGTCACCACCTGAATGTTTTGAATATTACCATGTCTAAAGAGGAGTACAGAGCGATTGTCAAGAGAATTAAATCACAGAAGGCTTTAGTGCTGCTGATAGTGAATCTTCTGTTTCTCCCTGACTCCATCATCCCAGACCTTCCAGAGCTTGTTGGGAAGAATAAGCACATTGTGATTTTAGGAAATAAAATAGATTTGCTGCCCGGAGATGCTGAGAATTACCTGCAGAGTATAAAACATCAGCTAAAGGCATACTGTGCCAGCATGGGCATTTCTACCAGTGATAACAAAGACATTCACCTCATCAGTGCCAAAACAAGATATGGTATAGAAAACCTTATAATGAGACTGGAGTCGACCTGGAAGTACAAGGGGGATGTGTATTTCTTCGGGATGGTTAATGCTGGAAAATCCACGCTGTTTAATACTATACTGAAATCTGATTATTGCAAATCCAGAGCCTCAGATGTGATCCACAAAGCAACTATATCTCCATGGCCTG gtcaCATTGGGAGAACATTCCAAGCAAATCAGACACCCAAGAAAACTCTTGTGGAATTTGATCCTGACAGTCTGAGCTTTGGAGAAGACCTGGGGGAAGATATTAAAAAGGATCCATCCTTGGACGCCTCACAGATGCAGAGCTCACCTACAATGAAATCAAAGATGCACACTGGTTCTATGATAGAACCCCAGCCATCATCAAAGAACTTAAAGAAACTTAAATTTATGttgatttttcttgtttttcaggcTGGGTTGCCGTGA
- the LOC132113855 gene encoding RE1-silencing transcription factor-like, with protein sequence MSAQTVYPATAGLFMPVGIPLPEVGHELPELPQNDVAAPQLVMLANVVVSSEVSSSDYNAEEKQMVELKTVGCNNYSDSEEEGVIRYSLDSSEISECAYAEHATRVEPELTESVIEQIEMERVEDLSKPSESSSAEKRKRTPVVIFESNKKKKKPFFCKPCQYQAENEEEFIHHIRVHSAKKMTVVNGAADSDEDLASESGQSQTANTENNEGLANSKGVIRCERCGYNTNRYDHYMAHLKHHTKEGEDQRVFKCTICAYTTISQYHWKKHLRNHFPSKLFTCNQCSYFSDRKNNYIQHIRTHTGERPFQCIYCDYSSSQKTHLTRHMRTHSGERPFKCDNCSYLAANQHEVTRHARQVHNGPKPLSCPYCQYKTADRSNFKKHVELHVNPRQFLCPVCKYAASKKCNLQYHIKSRHPGCTDISMDVSKVRLRVKRTEMDDISPNKLETDHSGSRRCEDKQFGELDDVESGPINLSIKKPNKPNHAMETELTYKTVKKNPDVIVKEKSGKPTQQLKEKTAEKKTNVKNEEKEKKHKKVKGKTLGKVVEIAVAQTNGCNDKQANKKEMKKVEKSPKSVEKVVKGRPKKEKPLKETANKVIVKNQPIVEEQMLDLDKERAEKDPLDKQQNEKEERELLEKKNRMLNEKTTETKDKESAKDCKKSQPKKPCKRQTKLSKVNREKDTQSTEAVQEVRTKPVKRKAENMNAPATDSSEPNCPSVRVKRTTKDTAKPSTNSGAPERNRTIPEVLQAMKSKAKNAKVCASKPETCVVEPENTNEVPEKLSNLEAEKQPTTITLEVLVQPDEQTPTVVTCQDERNHKESASVVEELTVPCQPQNPDSEQPKGIENKVSHEIVNSKEITDVDSGSEMPSPTDSETSPGFSQQQPVFSPTLELPGPPGHKSTDAEDDEGIHSNDGGSDISDSASEGSYDSGLNVLAAVTEGGEKLPGTPTEELPSPTKLLSHTCIFCDRTFSLEMDYRRHLNRHLVNVYYLEGAAQGNK encoded by the exons ATGTCTGCTCAGACTGTGTATCCAGCCACTGCTGGTCTCTTCATGCCTGTTGGCATCCCATTACCAGAGGTCGGCCATGAGCTTCCCGAGCTGCCTCAGAACGATGTGGCCGCCCCTCAGCTAGTGATGCTCGCTAATGTGGTGGTATCATCAGAGGTGTCTTCCTCAGACTACAATGCAGAAGAGAAACAAATGGTCGAACTCAAGACCGTTGGATGCAACAATTACTCTGACAGCGAGGAAGAAGGTGTTATCAGATACAGCCTTGACAGCTCTGAGATATCTGAGTGCGCATATGCTGAACATGCCACTCGGGTTGAGCCAGAGTTGACAGAAAGTGTAATAGAGCAGATTGAAATGGAGCGAGTAGAAGACCTCTCCAAACCATCTGAATCCTCATCAGCAGAAAAACGTAAGCGCACCCCAGTCGTCATCTTCGAATccaacaaaaagaagaagaagcctTTCTTTTGTAAACCGTGCCAATACCAGGCTGAGAACGAGGAGGAATTCATTCACCATATTCGTGTTCACAGTGCCAAGAAAATGACAGTGGTAAATGGTGCAGCTGACTCTGACGAGGATCTGGCCAGTGAGTCAGGCCAATCTCAGACCGCGAACACAGAGAATAATGAAGGTTTGGCTAACTCCAAAGGTGTGATCCGCTGTGAGCGCTGTGGATACAACACCAACCGTTACGACCACTACATGGCTCACCTTAAACATCATACTAAGGAGGGTGAAGATCAGAGAGTATTCAAGTGCACCATTTGTGCTTATACCACCATCAGTCAGTATCACTGGAAGAAACATCTGAGGAATCATTTTCCCAGCAAGCTTTTCACTTGCAACCAGTGCTCATATTTTTCTGACCGCAAAAATAACTACATACAGCACATCCGGACCCACACTG GTGAGCGTCCGTTCCAGTGCATATATTGTGACTACTCCAGCTCCCAGAAAACTCATCTTACCAGACACATGCGAACCCATTCAG GTGAGAGGCCTTTCAAATGTGACAACTGCAGCTACCTGGCAGCCAACCAGCATGAGGTGACCCGCCATGCTAGACAGGTCCACAATGGACCCAAGCCCCTAAGCTGCCCTTACTGTCAATACAAGACAGCTGACCGAAGCAACTTTAAAAAGCATGTTGAGCTCCATGTCAACCCTCGCCAGTTTCTTTGCCCGGTTTGCAAATATGCTGCATCCAAGAAGTGCAACTTGCAGTATCACATCAAGTCCAGACACCCAGGATGCACTGATATCTCGATGGATGTATCAAAGGTAAGGCTTCGTGTGAAAAGGACTGAAATGGATGACATTTCACCAAATAAGCTTGAGACAGACCATTCTGGATCGAGGAGATGTGAGGACAAACAGTTTGGAGAATTGGATGATGTTGAATCAGGTCCAATCAACCTCTCCATTAAGAAACCCAATAAACCCAACCATGCTATGGAGACTGAGCTGACTTACAAGACTGTAAAGAAAAACCCAGATGTCATTGTGAAAGAAAAATCTGGAAAGCCAACACAGCAACTCAAAGAAAAAACTGCAGAGAAAAAGACCAATGTGAAAAAtgaggaaaaagagaaaaaacataaGAAGGTTAAAGGAAAGACTTTGGGGAAAGTTGTGGAAATCGCCGTGGCGCAAACAAATGGTTGCAATGACAAACAAGCTAATAAAAAGGAAATGAAGAAGGTAGAGAAATCTCCTAAATCTGTTGAGAAAGTAGTGAAAGGTCGTCCTAAGAAAGAGAAGCCATTGAAGGAGACCGCCAATAAAGTTATTGTGAAAAATCAACCCATTGTTGAGGAGCAAATGTTAGATCTGGATAAAGAAAGAGCAGAGAAAGACCCTCTAGACAAACAGCAAAATGAGAAAGAGGAAAGAGAGCTGctagaaaagaaaaacagaatgttGAATGAGAAAACAACGGAGACTAAAGACAAAGAAAGTGCAAAGGATTGCAAGAAATCTCAACCCAAGAAACCATGCAAGAGGCAGACAAAATTGTCAAAGGTCAACAGGGAAAAAGATACCCAGAGTACAGAAGCAGTGCAAGAAGTCAGGACTAAACCTGTCAAAAGAAAAGCAGAGAACATGAATGCACCAGCCACTGATTCTTCAGAACCAAATTGTCCCTCAGTGCGGGTCAAGCGCACAACGAAAGATACAGCCAAGCCATCAACAAATTCTGGAGCTCCAGAGAGAAATCGCACCATACCTGAGGTTCTACAGGCCATGAAGAGCAAAGCCAAGAATGCTAAGGTATGTGCAAGCAAACCTGAGACTTGTGTCGTTGAACCTGAGAACACCAATGAAGTCCCAGAGAAGCTAAGCAATCTAGAAGCTGAAAAACAGCCCACCACCATAACACTGGAGGTACTTGTCCAACCAGATGAGCAGACACCTACAGTAGTGACCTGCCAAGATGAGAGGAATCACAAGGAGTCTGCTTCTGTTGTGGAGGAACTCACAGTTCCATGCCAACCCCAAAATCCAGACTCTGAACAACCTAAAGGAATTGAGAACAAGGTCTCACATGAGATAGTAAATTCAAAAGAAATTACAGATGTAGACAGTGGAAGTGAGATGCCTTCACCTACTGACAGCGAGACATCTCCGGGTTTCAGCCAACAGCAGCCTGTTTTCAGTCCAACTCTTGAACTTCCCGGTCCACCTGGTCACAAATCCACTGATGCAGAGGATGACGAAGGTATCCACAGTAACGATGGGGGAAGTGACATCAGCGATAGCGCCTCTGAAGGAAGCTACGACTCTGGTCTTAACGTACTAGCTGCTGTCACCGAGGGTGGAGAGAAACTTCCAGGGACTCCGACAGAAGAGCTTCCATCTCCAACCAAACTACTCAGTCACACGTGTATCTTCTGTGACCGTACCTTCTCTTTGGAGATGGACTACCGTCGCCACTTGAACCGGCATTTAGTAAATGTGTATTACCTAGAGGGGGCGGCTCAGGGTAATAAGTGA